One Enterobacter asburiae genomic window, GACCAGGTCGCTGCCTTCATCGCTGGCAATCACAAATCCGCCCGGTGCCGGGCTGTTCAGCGCCTGAGCCGCACGGGTGGTCTCGCGCATCATGAACGGCGAGGTCGAGGTGGCGACCAGGTTATCCAGCGATTCAGCGCTCACCGGCCGCAGCAGCACGTTAACACCATCCAGTCGTCCCGCTTCGGCGCGTTTTACCAGCGAGTCCCAGTCCTTACTGTTACCCAGGTTTACCAGGGCGTTTTTAAGACGTATGCACTCATCCTGAGAGGAGCATAAATCCTGCGTTTTCAGGACGATGTCACCAAAATCATCCAGCAGAACCATGCCTGATTTCTGAATGGCCGAGCGCAGCGCAGGGCTGACGCGCGAATCATCGTCCGGTTTCGGGTGCAGCTGGCGGTTCACCGTCTGGGTCAGCGCCGTGGCCTTATTCACTACTTCGGATTCCGGCAGCGGCAGCGGCGGCGCGTCGTTCCAGATAATTTGCGAGCAGTCGAACGGCATGAACGGCGAGTTCTGGCGGGTGTTCCACGCCCCCGGGGTGTGAATATTACACATCCCGGTACCCTTCAGGCGCAGCGTGTCCCCCACGCGCACACCGGCTTCATCCAGTTTGTTAACGCTGGTCGCTTCAATGGTTTGCGCGCCTTTGATCCACGACAGGGTGAATTTAATGGGCATATCCAGCGGCACGAAAAGCAGCAGCATCACTAATACCAGCGCGGCGCCGCCGGCAATGACCGCGCTGCGCAGCCAGTGCTGAAGCGGGAAGTTTTTGACTTCATCATGCAGAGACAGGAAGCGCCCCTGACGCACAACGTGGCGGTCAAGGTAGATATCAATATCGGTTTTTTGCCCTAAGTCCTGCGCAATCCACGGTTGCCAGTGGCGCGGGTAGATAAGGTCGATAATACCGAGTGAAATATTGTTGAGATGTTCCTGATCGTTTTCACCAAACAGGCCCCAGCGCTTTGGCGTACCGCGCAGGCAGTGGATCTCTCGTAACGAGGTTTTGGCCGGTGGGGCAAAGAGTCCCCACAGCCCGGCTGCCAGCAGCAGCACCGCGCCTCCCGCCAGCCAGGGAACAAACACATCCGGCGTGAGCAGGCAGATAAAAAAGAGCAGGAAGGCCGCGACGATCAGAATGGCTTCACGGATGCCGTCCGGGCGGCTCAGGGCGTACTCTTCATGCGTCTCCTGGCGAATGTTCAGCAGTTCGATCTGCTCAGTCTCTTCGCCACGAATGGATGCCTGCGTTGAACTCGCGCGCTCCAGCGCAAAACGCGGGGCTTCCTGAAGGTATTCATTCAGCGTATGGCCGTTAAGCGAGATAACCAGGGGCAACGAATCGGTGTGGATCAGCTCAACGCTGTTCTCGTCATTTATGTACTGCTCCCAGGACGGGGGCAGATGCACTTCGACGGAATCCAGGTAATAGCGCCATTTATTGGGGTCATCAGTGGTGATGCCATAGCGCGTGATGGAGCGCGTCACGCAGAGCACGGTATCACTTTGCGCGTTGAGCTTTAGCGCGACGGGCGCAGCGGTGGCTCCCGTTGGCCCAGGCGTTAGCTGAGTACGGTTCAGGATTTCGAGATAGTTTTCAACTGCATCACGCTCGTCTTGCGTGAGTTTACGCGTGCTCGCACCCGCAAATGCATTTAAAAAGGGCAGACGATAACGGCGCTGTACGCGGCGCCTGTACAACCACCCTGCAACCAATGCGCTGGCCAGCATAGCAGCGAGAACAATCAAAATGGTGCTCATGCTTTCCCCATCTTACTTATCTTACAGGTGTAGTCAGTAGCACCTTTACATTGAATGAGAGTCTGTGGTTGGCTATCGGCAAGTATGGAGTCGAACTTGAGCATTCTGAAGCGCATCCCAGTGACCGGTGATGATAGCAAAGCCTGTTATGGCGCGATATCAGCAAATTCCTGGAAACATTTCAACCTCTTGACATTTGTTTTGAATTGAGGATTGATCCCTGCTACGT contains:
- a CDS encoding intracellular growth attenuator family protein, whose amino-acid sequence is MSTILIVLAAMLASALVAGWLYRRRVQRRYRLPFLNAFAGASTRKLTQDERDAVENYLEILNRTQLTPGPTGATAAPVALKLNAQSDTVLCVTRSITRYGITTDDPNKWRYYLDSVEVHLPPSWEQYINDENSVELIHTDSLPLVISLNGHTLNEYLQEAPRFALERASSTQASIRGEETEQIELLNIRQETHEEYALSRPDGIREAILIVAAFLLFFICLLTPDVFVPWLAGGAVLLLAAGLWGLFAPPAKTSLREIHCLRGTPKRWGLFGENDQEHLNNISLGIIDLIYPRHWQPWIAQDLGQKTDIDIYLDRHVVRQGRFLSLHDEVKNFPLQHWLRSAVIAGGAALVLVMLLLFVPLDMPIKFTLSWIKGAQTIEATSVNKLDEAGVRVGDTLRLKGTGMCNIHTPGAWNTRQNSPFMPFDCSQIIWNDAPPLPLPESEVVNKATALTQTVNRQLHPKPDDDSRVSPALRSAIQKSGMVLLDDFGDIVLKTQDLCSSQDECIRLKNALVNLGNSKDWDSLVKRAEAGRLDGVNVLLRPVSAESLDNLVATSTSPFMMRETTRAAQALNSPAPGGFVIASDEGSDLVDQPYPQVALYDYPAQEQWSQFQRLAQMLMQTPFSAEGIVTSIYTDANGTRHIGLHRMPDSAGLWRYIGTSLLMTAMLAAIFWNGFMALRRYQRSRTRLADIQQYYENCLNPKLIPSSESLI